Proteins from a single region of Apium graveolens cultivar Ventura chromosome 7, ASM990537v1, whole genome shotgun sequence:
- the LOC141673189 gene encoding uncharacterized protein LOC141673189 — MVKYLRVVKGILTQFDKWYAEHIPREENTTADALSQCASSEIENSPRSIYFPILKTPTIHVINLIAPVGVASCWINPIKTHLETGWLLDETQEARKLSVRALRYSLIEGLLYKRYQRHAPIVRQPPERLTSISTPIPFAVWEMDILEPFPIASGLRKFIVVAIDYFTKEYCDDNSIEPRFTSIAHPQANGQAEVANMIILDGLKKRVERSRNTWEDELLPILWAYCTTCKGTTEATPFMLAYRAEAVVPLEITHGPPRVEAYEPKANEEGIRLALDLIDDVK, encoded by the exons ATGGTCAAGTACCTGAGAGTCGTGAAGGGAATACTGACTCAGTTTGATAAATGGTATGCCGAACACATTCcgagagaggagaacactacAGCCGATGCCCTATCTCAGTGCGCCTCGTCTGAAATCGAGAACTCTCCGAGAAGTATCTATTTCCCGATCCTGAAGACTCCTACTATACATGTCATAAATTTGATAGCCCCGGTTGGTGTGGCAAGTTGTTGGATAAATCCGATCAAAACCCACCTTGAGACTGGATGGCTCCTCGACGAAACCCAAGAGGCACGCAAGCTGTCAGTTAGAGCATTGAGATATTCATTGATTGAAGGCCTTTTGTATAAAAG GTATCAGAGGCACGCTCCAATAGTACGACAACCCCCAGAGAGGCTTACATCTATCAGTACACCCATCCCTTTTGCAGTATGGGAAATGGATATTCTTGAACCATTTCCTATAGCGTCGGGACTGAGGAAGTTCATTGTGGTAGCCATAGACTACTTCACAAA AGAGTATTGCGACGATAACAGCATAGAGCCTCGCTTCACCTCGATTGCACACCCACAGGCAAATGGGCAGGCGGAAGTTGCTAACATgatcatccttgatggacttaagaaaaGGGTTGAACGCTCAAGGAACACTTGGGAAGACGAGTTACTGCCTATACTATGGGCATATTGCACCACCTGCAAAGGGACGACTGAAGCTACCCCATTTATGTTGGCTTACAGAGCCGAGGCTGTGGTTCCTCTCGAGATCACCCATGGACCACCTAGGGTCGAAGCTTATGAACCGAAAGCCAATGAAGAAGGCATACGGCTCGCTCTCGATCTCATTGACGATGTCAAATGA